Proteins co-encoded in one Parascardovia denticolens DSM 10105 = JCM 12538 genomic window:
- a CDS encoding DUF6790 family protein encodes MVYLVSYILSWLVGGVLCLLWPDRGFAMNCLQAHLACGVGFFGLFNFVGHCFFSERVAKSIGWVSNGFQKEIGVISLGIGVSGVYSGLVDGGRGCLPLVIVLVFFLVGAGVNHIREDLKEGNHKVGNVLIILPDFLIPLTLLALLFLVR; translated from the coding sequence ATGGTTTATCTGGTTTCTTATATTCTCAGCTGGCTGGTTGGCGGTGTTTTGTGTCTGCTGTGGCCTGATAGGGGTTTTGCCATGAATTGTCTGCAGGCTCATCTGGCATGCGGGGTCGGTTTCTTCGGTTTGTTTAATTTCGTCGGCCATTGCTTTTTCAGTGAGCGGGTGGCGAAGAGTATCGGCTGGGTCTCCAATGGGTTTCAGAAGGAGATCGGGGTGATATCGTTGGGGATCGGCGTCAGCGGCGTCTACAGCGGTCTTGTTGACGGTGGCAGGGGTTGCCTTCCCCTGGTCATTGTTCTCGTCTTCTTTCTCGTAGGCGCCGGGGTGAATCATATCCGGGAGGATCTCAAAGAGGGGAACCATAAGGTGGGGAACGTGCTGATCATCCTGCCTGATTTCCTCATTCCCCTCACTCTGCTTGCCCTCTTGTTCCTGGTACGCTGA
- a CDS encoding tyrosine-type recombinase/integrase — MEYPTHRQPPQEWVPLLDQWVKYLRIRGCTPATIENWWYNVSRLALILNKPVYQISDEDIIDYMDRGLSANGIRNNRNAFNSFFDYLITAGLREDNPLAALPKVKRDKHKMRPASRQQVEKGLHDPDPTARLMVMMLADLGVRRSELAQIRKEDLIQEDKYTTIIIHGKGDKDRILPLSQRLQQILTAMPDGYLFPGRFHGHVHPDTVYRYVKRATGATPHAIRRRFATDLWHATGDAVKVQGMLGHESLATTQAYIYSTQDDLKQAVDQLVIYRQHRQA, encoded by the coding sequence ATGGAATATCCAACGCACAGACAACCACCCCAGGAATGGGTTCCCCTGCTCGACCAATGGGTCAAATACCTCAGAATCCGCGGCTGCACACCAGCCACTATCGAAAACTGGTGGTACAACGTCAGCCGTCTCGCTCTCATCCTGAACAAGCCCGTCTACCAAATCAGTGACGAGGACATCATCGACTACATGGACAGGGGATTAAGCGCCAATGGAATCAGAAACAACAGGAACGCTTTCAACAGCTTCTTCGACTACCTGATCACCGCTGGCCTACGGGAAGACAACCCCCTGGCCGCACTGCCGAAAGTCAAAAGAGACAAGCACAAAATGAGGCCCGCCAGCCGTCAACAAGTCGAGAAAGGCCTGCACGACCCGGACCCCACCGCGCGCCTCATGGTCATGATGCTCGCCGACCTAGGAGTCCGTAGAAGTGAGCTCGCCCAAATTCGCAAAGAGGACCTCATCCAAGAAGACAAATACACGACCATCATCATCCATGGCAAAGGCGATAAGGACAGGATCCTACCGCTATCCCAACGCCTGCAACAAATCCTCACCGCCATGCCAGACGGCTACCTCTTCCCAGGACGCTTCCACGGGCACGTCCACCCTGATACCGTCTACCGGTACGTCAAACGAGCCACAGGAGCCACACCGCACGCCATCCGCCGCCGCTTCGCCACCGACCTCTGGCATGCGACCGGAGACGCAGTCAAAGTCCAAGGAATGCTAGGCCACGAGAGCCTGGCCACCACGCAAGCCTACATTTACAGCACGCAAGACGATCTGAAACAAGCGGTAGACCAGCTGGTCATCTACCGGCAACATCGCCAAGCCTAA
- a CDS encoding DUF3800 domain-containing protein yields the protein MQMLFLDESGTAPNKNDVSKSPYFVLGGIIVPEAQWKSLQRNLRQTKKEYNVDGEIKWRYFIYHPLAKRTTPTSHLDQNQLDNLRDDLYQIIARTKSFRLLAAVVDTKAYYQRHPSNDAEDLYHDAFEVICERFQYYLQDMGRATTGTNIYGMIVIDERNQWQNKQLDEFHYQLLNNHDAHRSNYNNLVEGLFIAASHHSVGVQFADLVAGAVYRMVSKNDDRFYNKIKDNFRKSPEGDVNGYGIVSVPHRAIRIR from the coding sequence ATGCAGATGTTATTTCTTGACGAGAGCGGAACAGCTCCGAATAAAAATGACGTGAGCAAAAGCCCCTATTTTGTGCTTGGTGGTATCATCGTCCCCGAAGCACAATGGAAGTCGCTTCAAAGAAATCTTCGCCAAACAAAAAAGGAATATAACGTTGACGGCGAGATTAAGTGGAGATACTTTATTTATCATCCACTGGCAAAAAGAACGACACCTACATCGCATCTAGACCAAAATCAGCTTGATAATCTACGCGATGATTTGTATCAGATCATCGCACGGACTAAGAGCTTTCGCCTCCTTGCCGCCGTTGTAGATACGAAAGCGTACTACCAACGGCATCCATCAAATGATGCTGAGGATTTATATCATGACGCATTCGAGGTCATTTGTGAGAGGTTCCAGTATTACTTACAAGATATGGGTAGGGCAACAACGGGGACCAATATTTATGGCATGATTGTGATTGATGAGAGAAATCAATGGCAGAATAAGCAACTTGATGAGTTCCATTATCAACTACTGAATAATCATGATGCACATCGTTCAAATTACAATAATCTTGTTGAAGGTCTTTTCATAGCAGCATCCCATCATAGTGTTGGAGTCCAATTTGCTGATTTAGTCGCAGGCGCCGTCTACCGGATGGTATCCAAGAATGATGATCGTTTCTATAACAAGATTAAAGATAACTTTAGAAAGAGTCCCGAAGGAGATGTAAACGGATATGGAATCGTATCTGTACCTCATAGAGCAATAAGAATCAGATAA
- a CDS encoding class I SAM-dependent methyltransferase, producing the protein MDDKQEIRILDACYGSRMFWWDKTEPHTTFMDIRQENRDITNGSVTKHVTVNPDVIADFRRMPFPDNHFDLVVFDPPHLIWAGPKSFMKAQYGQLPADWRSYMKDGFDECLRVLKNTGILLFKWSQAQIHLADVLAVLGRTPILGDKHASTRWEVFLKQPNPLPLEDTGFLQGTLLEETSTQA; encoded by the coding sequence ATGGACGATAAGCAAGAGATCCGCATCCTGGACGCCTGCTACGGATCCCGCATGTTCTGGTGGGACAAGACCGAACCTCACACCACTTTCATGGACATCCGCCAGGAGAACAGGGACATCACCAACGGCAGCGTCACCAAGCACGTGACAGTCAATCCGGACGTGATAGCCGACTTCCGGCGCATGCCCTTCCCTGACAATCACTTCGACCTGGTGGTCTTCGACCCTCCCCATCTGATCTGGGCAGGACCCAAGTCCTTCATGAAAGCACAATACGGGCAACTACCCGCCGACTGGCGCTCCTACATGAAAGACGGATTCGACGAATGCCTCCGAGTCCTGAAAAACACCGGCATCCTCCTGTTCAAATGGTCGCAGGCACAAATCCACCTGGCCGACGTCCTGGCCGTCCTCGGCCGCACCCCCATCCTCGGAGACAAGCACGCCTCAACCCGCTGGGAAGTCTTCCTCAAACAACCCAACCCCCTACCCCTAGAAGACACGGGATTCCTGCAAGGAACCCTCCTCGAAGAAACCTCAACACAAGCGTGA
- the abiEi gene encoding type IV toxin-antitoxin system AbiEi family antitoxin: protein MRLPGCLKVLAEWDGRFDRYVYAKRDVAKLLGESGDVLSATLSRLVKAGVLVRAAHGVYVYAYSRHVAEANTVHLIARSLRRGCVTYESLESALFSYGVISQVPVGHTMYMTTGRSGAYDTPYGSIEFTHTKRGVGDILPGLKYPQGCALPLASRRMAVDDLRHVGRNLDLVREMEDADEPES, encoded by the coding sequence ATGCGGCTGCCTGGGTGTTTGAAGGTTCTTGCCGAGTGGGATGGTCGGTTCGACCGGTATGTGTATGCGAAGCGGGATGTGGCGAAGCTGCTGGGCGAGTCGGGTGACGTCTTGTCCGCTACCTTGTCTCGGCTGGTGAAGGCCGGGGTTTTGGTGCGGGCCGCGCATGGCGTGTATGTGTATGCGTATTCGCGGCATGTGGCTGAGGCGAACACGGTCCATTTGATTGCCAGGAGTCTGCGTCGGGGGTGTGTGACGTATGAGAGTCTGGAGTCGGCTTTGTTTTCGTATGGGGTGATCAGTCAGGTTCCTGTTGGTCATACCATGTATATGACGACGGGCAGGAGCGGCGCGTATGATACCCCGTATGGCAGTATCGAGTTCACGCATACCAAGCGGGGTGTGGGGGATATCCTTCCTGGTTTGAAATATCCGCAGGGGTGTGCTTTGCCTTTGGCCAGCCGGCGGATGGCTGTGGATGATTTGAGGCATGTGGGCCGTAACCTGGATTTGGTGAGGGAAATGGAGGATGCGGATGAGCCGGAATCATGA
- a CDS encoding ParA family protein, with protein sequence MRITIANAKGGVGKTTSAIYLAQAASLRGHRAVVLDADPQGSASQWADLAAQENQPLDFNVLPANPATLKRPRKTDRIEIVDAAPTGTALAVAMETADFTIIPCSDSPLDVQQAWATLETAKTPAAILLIRVEQGTKALKAVTDAFQQWTTPIFDAQIRKRQDIKTSMGHKPVKLWEYAQAWQEISQTITGEQS encoded by the coding sequence ATGAGAATCACCATCGCCAACGCCAAAGGGGGAGTGGGCAAGACCACCTCCGCCATCTACCTCGCCCAGGCGGCCAGCCTGCGCGGCCACCGGGCCGTCGTCCTGGACGCCGATCCCCAAGGGTCAGCCAGCCAATGGGCCGACCTGGCCGCCCAGGAAAACCAGCCTCTCGATTTCAATGTGCTGCCCGCCAATCCGGCCACCCTGAAAAGACCCAGGAAGACCGACCGCATCGAGATCGTGGACGCCGCCCCCACCGGCACAGCCTTGGCCGTAGCCATGGAAACCGCCGACTTCACCATCATCCCCTGCTCGGACAGCCCCCTGGACGTGCAGCAAGCCTGGGCGACCCTGGAGACAGCGAAAACACCAGCGGCCATCCTCCTCATCCGCGTCGAGCAAGGCACCAAAGCCCTCAAAGCCGTCACCGACGCCTTCCAGCAGTGGACCACACCCATCTTCGACGCCCAAATCCGCAAACGCCAGGACATCAAAACAAGCATGGGACACAAACCGGTGAAGCTCTGGGAATACGCACAAGCATGGCAGGAGATCAGCCAAACCATCACAGGAGAACAATCATGA